In Chryseobacterium gotjawalense, the following are encoded in one genomic region:
- a CDS encoding Rid family detoxifying hydrolase: MKKIISTSKAPAAIGSYAQANLVNGILYISGQIPFNSETGKIEEDIDKATHQVMKNLEAILTEAGLTFDNVVKATIFLKNMDDFAVMNDIYASYLNAESYPARETVQVSCLPRNVDIEISMIAHQF, from the coding sequence AAAGCTCCAGCTGCTATTGGATCTTATGCACAAGCGAATTTGGTGAACGGAATCCTTTATATTTCCGGGCAGATTCCCTTTAATTCAGAAACTGGCAAAATAGAAGAAGACATAGACAAAGCGACTCATCAGGTGATGAAAAATTTAGAAGCGATTCTTACAGAAGCAGGACTCACCTTCGATAACGTGGTGAAAGCAACTATTTTCCTGAAAAACATGGATGATTTCGCAGTGATGAATGACATCTATGCCTCTTACCTTAATGCGGAAAGTTACCCGGCAAGAGAAACAGTTCAGGTATCCTGTTTACCGAGAAATGTAGACATCGAAATCTCTATGATCGCACATCAATTTTAA